In Ostrea edulis chromosome 4, xbOstEdul1.1, whole genome shotgun sequence, a single window of DNA contains:
- the LOC130053971 gene encoding zinc finger protein Noc-like, translated as MNLSDEMLTTPNAQYLHPDYLQPLPTTLDAKKSPLALLAQTCSSIGKDPSPTGKSIIPPFGKKESEKGQEKSQTPENKRSSSSNSKPESQTRDTSSEKPGFRTVPSKDVPPLVPITSQEKSKSPVNTVKKSTESAKVSVLKTSSRSSPPSSTSSQTTAPSSRGSDTEAEPRESTTKSRTTPETSISSKTNPYPSVPGFAGLSGFPHPYPGFPYLGHGLPGELSSSIPYPSSLTAHAGLYSSSSAAAAMALAQSQAAALKHASALSSPYVTYTRVRTPSGSTTLVPVCRDPYCSNCQLTMQTQHLSSQCTAPGCAQCAHEKSLHSLSGLGLAGSVPMLPGFPASAGASGLPSLPSSLSSLYPPGALGAPQGLPFVCNWMAGTDYCGKRFTTSEDLLQHLRTHTSSTETSSLAAAYGGLSVFPPSINPVSHLPTPGAISPNSIRRSYPTSLSPVNGLLGANRYHPYKSPVLSSQSVPPLGHYYSPYALYQQRLGAVP; from the exons ATGAATTTGTCGGATGAAATGCTGACCACTCCTAATGCCCAATATTTACATCCAGATTATTTACAGCCTTTGCCGACCACC CTGGATGCTAAGAAAAGTCCCTTGGCTCTGTTAGCACAGACTTGTAGCAGTATTGGAAAGGATCCGTCCCCGACAGGCAAATCAATAATTCCACCATTTGGTAAAAAAGAGTCCGAAAAGGGACAGGAAAAATCCCAGACACCTGAAAATAAAAGGTCTAGCTCTTCTAATAGCAAACCAGAATCCCAAACACGGGATACATCCAGCGAAAAACCCGGATTTAGAACTGTTCCGTCGAAAGACGTACCACCCTTGGTTCCAATAACTTCGCAGGAGAAATCAAAGTCTCCGGTTAATACCGTGAAAAAGTCTACAGAATCCGCAAAAGTATCTGTCTTAAAGACTTCCTCGCGCAGCTCTCCACCCTCTTCCACTAGTTCTCAAACAACAGCGCCAAGCAGCCGAGGATCCGACACGGAGGCCGAACCTCGAGAATCTACCACAAAAAGCCGAACTACACCGGAAACCTCCATCTCGTCCAAGACGAATCCATACCCCTCTGTTCCGGGTTTTGCCGGTTTATCTGGATTCCCACATCCTTATCCTGGATTCCCCTATTTAGGACACGGACTTCCGGGTGAATTGTCGTCTTCCATTCCATATCCCTCATCTCTTACCGCACATGCTGGACTGTATTCATCTAGTAGTGCGGCAGCAGCAATGGCTCTAGCTCAGAGTCAAGCGGCAGCCCTTAAACATGCCTCGGCTCTGTCTTCCCCCTACGTCACATACACCCGTGTTCGAACTCCTTCAGGGTCTACAACTCTGGTTCCCGTGTGTCGTGATCCATACTGCAGTAACTGTCAGCTAACTATGCAAACTCAGCATTTGTCTTCACAGTGTACTGCCCCAGGGTGTGCTCAATGTGCGCATGAAAAATCCCTTCACAGTCTCAGTGGACTTGGATTAGCAGGATCAGTGCCGATGCTGCCGGGATTTCCGGCTTCGGCAGGTGCTTCTGGATTACCATCGCTACCATCATCACTTTCGTCTCTTTATCCACCAGGAGCACTCGGAGCCCCTCAGGGACTACCCTTTGTGTGTAACTGGATGGCTGGTACTGACTATTGTGGAAAACGTTTCACTACTTCTGAAGATCTATTACAACATCTCAGGACTCACACTTCTTCAACAGAAACTAGTTCATTAGCCGCTGCATATGGAGGACTGTCGGTTTTCCCACCGTCCATCAACCCCGTTTCGCATCTCCCCACTCCTGGAGCTATAAGTCCAAATTCGATCAGAAGATCATACCCCACTAGTCTTAGTCCAGTCAATGGTTTGTTGGGAGCTAACAGATACCATCCGTACAAATCTCCAGTGTTATCCAGCCAAAGTGTTCCTCCTCTAGGACATTACTACTCCCCATATGCACTTTACCAGCAACGATTAGGAGCCGTGCCGTAA